Proteins encoded within one genomic window of Brachybacterium sp. P6-10-X1:
- a CDS encoding NADPH-dependent FMN reductase codes for MHRLTVVLASTRPGRTGPVIADWFLDQARGHPDFEAQLVDLAEIGLPLLDEPEHPIQRRYRHEHTRRWSAIVDASDAFVLVTPEYNYGIPAALKNAVDYLYWEWAHKPVGFVSYGMASAGQHAVAMLRQVLTPLRMTPVTPTVAIPLRDLVDEQGALHPKDWMGSAAEGMLAELAGHAPALAGLREAGRAADAAAG; via the coding sequence ATGCACCGTCTGACCGTCGTGCTTGCCAGCACCCGACCCGGGCGCACCGGCCCGGTGATCGCGGACTGGTTCCTGGATCAGGCCCGGGGACACCCGGACTTCGAGGCGCAGCTGGTGGACCTGGCCGAGATCGGGCTGCCGCTGCTGGACGAGCCCGAGCATCCGATCCAACGCCGCTACCGGCACGAACACACACGTCGTTGGTCGGCGATCGTGGACGCCTCGGACGCGTTTGTACTGGTGACACCGGAGTACAACTACGGGATCCCCGCCGCGCTGAAGAACGCGGTGGACTACCTGTACTGGGAGTGGGCACACAAACCCGTCGGCTTCGTCAGCTACGGGATGGCCTCGGCCGGTCAGCATGCGGTGGCGATGCTGCGCCAGGTGCTGACCCCGCTGCGAATGACGCCGGTTACCCCGACAGTAGCCATCCCGCTGCGGGACCTGGTCGACGAGCAGGGAGCCCTGCACCCCAAAGACTGGATGGGCTCGGCGGCCGAAGGCATGCTCGCCGAGCTCGCCGGGCACGCCCCGGCCCTGGCCGGGCTGCGGGAAGCCGGCCGCGCGGCGGACGCAGCGGCCGGGTGA
- a CDS encoding NADP-dependent oxidoreductase, producing MGDVTMMRAAGFDRHGPPEVLRISAAPVPVPAPGQVRVRVVAAGVQPFDSLVRSGAPGMSTELPAGIGNEFAGVVDHVGDAVMSFGRGDEVIGWAHMATHAEYVVTSTNAVVAKPSGIAWTEAGALGASGQTALSALRELEITRGETLLVAGAAGGAGSMLIQLARLSGAHVIGTASPPRHASLRLLGATPIDYGQDWTSRVDAAAPGGIDAALDAVGGPTLQDLTDLIADRNRIGTLVDHRQAAELGVRGIRAQRSTQQLQVLADLAVQERLRVSVRARYPLEKIAEAHRDVETGHGHGKVVLDIGTPPPASVSSGGVTVRPS from the coding sequence ATGGGAGACGTCACCATGATGAGGGCCGCCGGGTTCGACCGGCACGGCCCGCCCGAGGTGCTGCGGATCAGCGCCGCACCCGTCCCCGTACCGGCACCGGGCCAGGTCCGGGTCCGGGTGGTCGCGGCCGGGGTGCAGCCGTTCGACAGCCTCGTCCGCTCCGGGGCGCCGGGCATGAGCACTGAACTGCCGGCCGGAATCGGCAATGAGTTCGCCGGGGTCGTCGACCACGTCGGGGACGCCGTGATGAGCTTCGGCCGTGGGGATGAGGTGATCGGCTGGGCTCACATGGCCACGCACGCCGAATACGTCGTCACGAGCACGAACGCCGTCGTCGCCAAGCCCTCCGGGATCGCTTGGACTGAGGCCGGGGCGCTCGGGGCCTCGGGCCAGACTGCGCTGAGTGCCCTGCGCGAGCTCGAAATCACCCGAGGTGAGACGCTGCTGGTCGCCGGTGCGGCCGGCGGAGCCGGATCCATGCTCATCCAGCTTGCCCGCCTGAGCGGTGCCCACGTGATTGGCACCGCGAGCCCGCCGCGTCACGCCTCCCTCCGTCTGCTCGGAGCCACACCGATCGACTACGGACAGGATTGGACGTCCCGGGTCGACGCGGCCGCGCCCGGCGGCATCGACGCCGCCCTGGACGCGGTGGGCGGTCCGACCCTCCAGGATCTGACCGATCTGATCGCCGACCGGAACCGGATCGGAACACTCGTCGATCACCGCCAGGCCGCCGAGCTCGGCGTGCGCGGCATCCGCGCGCAGCGCTCGACACAGCAACTGCAAGTGCTCGCCGACCTGGCCGTGCAGGAACGTCTGCGGGTCAGTGTTCGGGCGCGGTACCCGCTCGAGAAGATCGCCGAGGCGCACCGAGACGTCGAGACCGGACACGGCCACGGCAAGGTCGTCCTCGACATCGGGACACCACCTCCTGCGTCAGTATCCTCCGGCGGCGTGACGGTCCGCCCCTCATGA
- a CDS encoding antibiotic biosynthesis monooxygenase produces MTVIYRVDKFVVPEQARDQFWTNVRWTHSVLRSQPGFLDDVLLEKQSGPGRFNIVTIVRWSSTDDLTAAGTAVEKAHHAAAFQPAEFFRSAGIEADLGNYIAAQP; encoded by the coding sequence ATGACGGTCATCTATCGCGTCGACAAGTTCGTCGTTCCTGAACAGGCTCGTGACCAGTTCTGGACCAACGTCCGGTGGACGCACTCAGTATTGCGCAGCCAGCCCGGCTTCCTCGATGACGTTCTCCTGGAGAAACAGTCCGGTCCGGGCCGCTTCAACATCGTCACGATCGTGCGATGGTCCTCGACTGACGATCTGACGGCAGCCGGGACGGCAGTCGAGAAGGCCCACCACGCAGCCGCCTTTCAGCCAGCTGAGTTCTTCCGGAGCGCTGGCATCGAGGCGGATCTCGGCAACTACATCGCAGCGCAGCCGTAG
- a CDS encoding DMT family transporter, protein MIGSLLAVGSSLVYGTSDFLGGLAARHVRTLTVLWVSHLGALVLLALVVLGAGDPRPELGFLGFAALAGLGEVVAMAGVYRGLATGRAAVVAPLGSLAPVVAVGAGAALGEVPTSEQFLGIAVVLLGITLVSMATPAPDTSTGPVGPSLLYGVIGALGHGAFFLAMDLASAGGVAWALLGARITSVAILTPAILTTGGPGPLSGRPWPLLAGLGVLIVLGDGLYAVATTYGVLGVVAVLSSLYPIVTVALTRFVLDEHVSTKQWIGVAIAVTGVAAVSSTGA, encoded by the coding sequence ATGATCGGTAGTCTGCTCGCCGTCGGCTCCAGCCTGGTCTACGGCACCTCCGACTTCCTCGGCGGGCTCGCCGCACGCCATGTCCGCACCCTGACCGTGCTCTGGGTCTCCCACCTGGGCGCTCTCGTGCTGCTGGCTCTCGTGGTGCTCGGTGCTGGGGATCCCCGCCCCGAGCTGGGCTTCCTCGGGTTCGCGGCGCTGGCCGGTCTCGGCGAGGTGGTCGCCATGGCCGGCGTCTACCGCGGCCTGGCCACAGGTCGCGCCGCGGTCGTCGCCCCGCTCGGATCGTTGGCACCGGTGGTCGCCGTGGGTGCCGGGGCGGCGCTCGGCGAGGTCCCCACCTCCGAGCAGTTCTTGGGGATCGCCGTGGTGCTGCTCGGCATCACGCTGGTCTCCATGGCCACGCCCGCCCCCGATACCTCCACCGGGCCGGTAGGCCCCAGTCTGCTCTACGGCGTCATCGGCGCGCTGGGCCACGGCGCGTTCTTCCTCGCCATGGACCTCGCCAGCGCAGGGGGCGTGGCCTGGGCCCTTCTGGGTGCCAGGATCACCTCGGTCGCCATCCTCACCCCGGCGATCCTGACCACGGGCGGGCCGGGACCACTGTCAGGCCGGCCATGGCCGCTGCTGGCCGGGCTCGGCGTCCTCATCGTTCTCGGCGACGGCCTGTACGCCGTGGCTACCACGTACGGCGTCCTCGGCGTGGTCGCGGTGCTCAGCTCCCTCTACCCGATCGTCACCGTCGCCCTGACGCGCTTCGTCCTCGACGAGCACGTCAGCACCAAACAATGGATCGGGGTCGCAATCGCAGTCACCGGCGTCGCCGCGGTCTCCTCAACAGGAGCGTGA
- a CDS encoding DUF6796 family protein → MTGTTRPDAERQGRGTRTRWLRLSGLAGVLGAVLWTLGDILLIGSNAPSADYPLIFDTHADRIDTVKAAQMISADETRLAAGALVANIGIVFYLAGSWHLFRALLPAGRWWARTVFVLFLCGNAWAPLGHAGYYYLGMTYKTLLAAPDESHQAILDLAGQFHQVLQIAWYLAIVTLGLALVGLAVRIALGGTAWPRWFALLANPLSLLAIGTSIAWIAPEPVGTWLNGAAFNLGLLVIYTITTILLWNGGRLGRGEVAMARR, encoded by the coding sequence ATGACCGGCACGACACGCCCCGACGCCGAACGGCAGGGCCGCGGCACCCGCACGCGATGGCTGAGACTGTCCGGGCTCGCCGGCGTCCTCGGCGCGGTACTCTGGACCCTCGGCGACATCCTCCTCATCGGATCGAACGCGCCCTCTGCCGACTACCCCCTCATCTTCGACACCCACGCGGACCGGATCGACACAGTCAAGGCCGCCCAGATGATCTCGGCGGACGAGACCCGGCTCGCTGCCGGTGCCCTCGTCGCCAACATCGGCATCGTGTTCTACCTCGCCGGCAGCTGGCACCTGTTCCGGGCCCTGCTGCCCGCTGGGCGCTGGTGGGCCCGAACGGTCTTCGTCCTCTTCTTGTGCGGCAACGCCTGGGCACCGCTCGGCCACGCCGGCTACTACTACCTCGGCATGACCTACAAGACCCTCTTGGCCGCGCCTGACGAGTCGCATCAGGCGATCCTCGACCTCGCCGGCCAATTCCACCAGGTTCTACAGATCGCGTGGTACCTGGCCATCGTCACGCTCGGGCTCGCCCTGGTCGGCCTGGCTGTGAGGATTGCCCTGGGCGGGACGGCGTGGCCGCGCTGGTTCGCGCTGCTGGCGAACCCGCTCTCCCTGCTGGCCATCGGGACTTCAATCGCCTGGATAGCGCCCGAGCCGGTCGGGACCTGGCTCAACGGGGCCGCGTTCAACCTCGGCCTCCTCGTGATCTACACGATCACGACCATCCTGCTGTGGAACGGCGGCCGGCTTGGCCGCGGTGAGGTAGCCATGGCACGTCGGTGA
- a CDS encoding NAD-dependent epimerase/dehydratase family protein — protein MALKKVRRISKRVLIAGATGVIGRQMTTSLTEHGHTVAALSRAPKNAATPEDSILTVRADALNAAELSTAVAEAAPEAVVNLLTAIPQQVDSRRVDREFTLTNRLRTLGTRNLIEASRAADVRHHVAASLAYGYRPGSAGELKTEESPWWTDGPAWFRPVVEALRELEERTLTEDGTVLRFGHLYGHGSAFAADGNFATQVRKRMLPVVGGGNAVFSFIHAGDAAAAVVAALEGPRGTVGGRPYNIVDDDPTPVSFWLPEYARMLGAKPPRRVPAWALRPVIGRYGVAFMNELAGADNSLVREQLSWSPQHSSWRDGFAAELTTGFSG, from the coding sequence ATAGCCCTGAAGAAGGTAAGGAGAATTTCCAAGCGAGTCCTCATCGCCGGTGCCACCGGCGTCATCGGCCGGCAGATGACCACGTCTCTGACCGAGCATGGCCACACCGTCGCCGCCCTGTCCCGCGCCCCGAAGAACGCTGCCACACCGGAAGACAGCATCCTGACCGTGCGCGCCGATGCCCTCAACGCGGCGGAACTGTCGACGGCGGTCGCTGAGGCCGCGCCGGAAGCGGTCGTGAACCTACTGACGGCCATCCCCCAACAGGTCGACTCACGGCGGGTGGACCGGGAGTTCACGCTGACGAACCGGCTGCGCACCCTCGGGACCCGCAATCTGATCGAGGCCTCGCGGGCCGCCGACGTGCGCCACCACGTGGCCGCGAGCCTCGCCTACGGATACCGCCCGGGATCAGCCGGGGAACTGAAGACCGAGGAGTCGCCGTGGTGGACCGACGGGCCGGCCTGGTTCCGCCCCGTGGTCGAGGCACTGCGGGAGCTCGAGGAACGCACCCTCACCGAAGATGGCACCGTGCTGCGCTTCGGTCACCTCTACGGGCACGGCTCCGCCTTCGCAGCGGACGGCAACTTCGCCACGCAAGTCCGCAAGCGAATGCTCCCCGTCGTCGGCGGCGGCAACGCCGTGTTCTCCTTCATCCATGCCGGGGACGCCGCAGCCGCCGTGGTTGCCGCACTCGAAGGCCCTCGCGGCACGGTAGGCGGCAGACCGTACAACATCGTCGACGACGACCCGACGCCGGTGTCATTCTGGCTGCCCGAGTACGCCCGGATGCTCGGCGCGAAGCCTCCACGGCGCGTGCCCGCCTGGGCCCTGCGCCCGGTGATCGGCCGCTACGGCGTGGCCTTCATGAACGAACTCGCAGGCGCAGACAATTCCCTCGTCCGAGAGCAGCTGAGCTGGAGCCCCCAGCACTCCAGCTGGCGCGACGGTTTCGCCGCAGAGCTCACCACCGGCTTCTCCGGTTGA
- a CDS encoding phospholipase D-like domain-containing protein: MTSHLSIPARAGRVLVRTVAVGAGALFGAQALVIGSLATVDWIKERGRKVRDAPRPGTFDTQVEGTPFRLYTSGDTLYDDMIEAIDSARSSIQLETFIWKGDDVGQRFLDALNRAAERGVTAHVIYDGFANLVVPASFYGQVSERVHLWRVPVLRRTFWKGLIRHTGVNHSKVMVVDDDVAFVGGYNIGSLYARQWRDTHLRTSGPAVWGLRDAIAQVWNEGRDAGEHIPWIPPHSWEPEMRVAANLPIQLVYPIRGLYLEAIERAQDHVYITTPYFIPDHQILTALMKAAQRGVDVRVMLPKDSNHVVADWVSRGFYGQMLDAGITILLYSAAMIHAKTATVDGYWSTVGTANLDRLSLSFNYETNVAISDQGFATEIEKIFVADSEHCEELTSPRWRDRHPMARVAEAILAPLGPLL; the protein is encoded by the coding sequence ATGACCTCGCATCTCTCTATACCGGCCCGCGCAGGCCGGGTCCTGGTCAGGACCGTCGCCGTGGGCGCCGGAGCCCTGTTCGGAGCTCAAGCGCTGGTGATCGGGAGCCTGGCGACCGTCGACTGGATCAAGGAGCGGGGCCGCAAGGTGCGCGATGCGCCGCGACCGGGCACCTTCGACACCCAGGTGGAGGGGACGCCCTTTCGCCTCTACACCTCGGGCGACACCCTCTACGACGACATGATCGAGGCGATCGACTCCGCCCGCTCCTCGATCCAGCTGGAGACGTTCATCTGGAAGGGCGACGACGTGGGCCAGCGCTTCCTGGACGCCCTGAACCGCGCCGCGGAGCGCGGCGTCACGGCGCACGTGATCTACGACGGATTCGCCAACCTCGTGGTCCCGGCCTCGTTCTACGGACAGGTCTCCGAGCGCGTCCACCTCTGGCGGGTACCGGTCCTGCGCCGGACGTTCTGGAAGGGGCTGATCCGCCACACCGGCGTCAACCACTCCAAGGTCATGGTGGTCGACGACGACGTCGCCTTCGTCGGCGGGTACAACATCGGATCTCTCTACGCCCGCCAGTGGCGCGACACCCACCTGCGCACGAGCGGGCCGGCCGTCTGGGGACTGCGCGACGCCATCGCCCAGGTGTGGAACGAGGGCCGGGACGCCGGCGAGCACATCCCGTGGATCCCACCGCACTCCTGGGAACCGGAGATGCGTGTGGCCGCGAACCTCCCCATCCAGCTGGTGTACCCGATCCGAGGCCTCTATCTGGAGGCGATCGAGCGTGCCCAGGACCACGTGTACATCACCACCCCGTACTTCATCCCCGACCACCAGATCCTCACCGCGCTGATGAAGGCCGCCCAGCGCGGGGTCGACGTGCGGGTGATGCTGCCCAAGGACTCCAATCACGTCGTGGCCGACTGGGTCTCGCGAGGCTTCTACGGACAGATGCTGGACGCCGGGATCACGATCCTGCTCTACAGCGCGGCGATGATCCACGCGAAGACCGCCACGGTCGACGGCTACTGGTCGACCGTGGGGACGGCGAACCTCGACCGCCTCTCGCTGTCGTTCAACTACGAGACGAACGTCGCGATCTCGGACCAGGGTTTCGCGACCGAGATCGAGAAGATCTTCGTGGCCGACTCGGAGCACTGCGAGGAGCTCACCTCCCCCCGCTGGCGGGATCGCCATCCGATGGCGCGCGTCGCGGAAGCGATCCTCGCCCCGCTCGGGCCGCTGCTGTGA